The following coding sequences lie in one Capsicum annuum cultivar UCD-10X-F1 chromosome 5, UCD10Xv1.1, whole genome shotgun sequence genomic window:
- the LOC124898530 gene encoding uncharacterized protein LOC124898530 has product MLKKKLVERKTIEVTRGVSTVVDSKVTEKKETCTIGTHEFAKAQFAFTIPCTIGAREFAKDLCDLGASINLMPFVIYKKLGLDTPMPTSMWLLIADRSIKRPVGILFDVLVKVDKYILPMDFMILDYEIDQEVPIIPGHPFLAIGRAIVNLELGEMKFRVQKDEVSFKIYKSKKKTVELQVVSVVGVEN; this is encoded by the coding sequence ATGTTAAAGAAGAAACTTGTTGAAAGAAAAACTATTGAGGTCACTCGTGGGGTTAGCACTGTCGTGGATAGCAAGGTTACAGAAAAGAAAGAAACTTGCACAATTGGGACGCATGAATTTGCAAAAGCACAATTTGCATTTACTATTCCTTGCACAATTGGGGCGCGTGAATTTGCAAAAGAtctatgtgaccttggtgcaagcatcaacTTAATGCCTTTTGTCATATACAAGAAACTTGGTTTGGATACCCCGATGCCGACCTCTATGTGGCTCTTGATAGCGGACCGGTCTATAAAAAGGCCGGTGGGTATATTGTTTGATGTCCTTGTAAAAGTGGACAAGTACATTCTCCCGATGGATTTTATGATATTGGATTATGAAATAGACCAAGAGGTGCCTATCATTCCTGGTCATCCTTTCTTAGCCATTGGGAGAGCCATTGTCAATCTAGAGCTGGGGGAGATGAAATTTAGAGTACAAAAGGATgaggtctctttcaaaatttacAAGTCAAAGAAGAAAACCGTAGAGTTGCAAGTAGTATCTGTGGTGGGTGTGGAAAATTAG